A section of the Paenibacillus yonginensis genome encodes:
- a CDS encoding TrkA C-terminal domain-containing protein has product MQEKAGYKTIALDIAGRIVRGEFPLNSKISGRSLLASHYHVSPETIRKAVALLKDENIVSVSQGKEIIVLSDQKALEYTIRNNHLKTAQSLKRDLQQLLEEKKQMDRKFEELVHQIMEASDRLQNLKPYQPVEIKIQEHSHVVGKTIGNLQFWQNTGATIIALRRGTEITISPGPHVVLRENDIIIAVGDDKMNERTEAFINKKEPTH; this is encoded by the coding sequence TTGCAGGAAAAAGCGGGATATAAAACAATTGCACTTGATATTGCTGGGAGAATTGTCAGAGGGGAATTCCCTTTGAATAGCAAGATTTCAGGTCGCTCCTTATTAGCCAGCCACTATCATGTATCTCCTGAAACCATCCGTAAGGCCGTCGCTTTACTTAAAGATGAGAACATTGTATCCGTCTCTCAAGGCAAGGAGATTATTGTTCTTTCCGACCAGAAAGCTCTTGAATACACGATTCGCAATAACCACTTAAAGACTGCTCAATCGTTAAAGCGGGATTTGCAGCAGCTGCTTGAAGAGAAGAAACAAATGGACCGGAAATTTGAGGAGCTGGTGCATCAAATTATGGAGGCGTCAGACAGGCTCCAGAATTTGAAGCCTTACCAACCCGTTGAAATCAAAATTCAAGAGCATTCTCATGTCGTAGGGAAAACAATTGGCAACCTGCAGTTTTGGCAAAACACAGGGGCAACGATCATTGCCTTGCGCAGAGGCACCGAAATTACGATATCGCCAGGACCGCATGTGGTGCTCAGAGAAAATGACATCATTATAGCTGTCGGGGATGATAAAATGAACGAAAGAACGGAGGCTTTTATTAATAAAAAAGAGCCTACCCATTAA
- a CDS encoding ABC transporter permease: MTDKNRLGKVYLFIVFVVLYAPIFYLMYYSFNSGGNMHGFEGFTLEWYSEVFHDTRLIIIVINTLVIALLSSAIATIIGIVGALAIDRIRRKRVKNTILSLNNVLIVSPDVIIGASFLILFTIAGIRLGFASVLLSHIAFSVPIAVLMILPRLQEMSPTLVDAARDLGASRRDVLMKVILPFISPAILSGFFMALTYSLDDFAVTFFVTGSGYSTLSVEIYSRARAGVSLSINALSTLIFLLTVILVVGYYLVSRSSMRNRKKERAAELGVPE, encoded by the coding sequence ATGACTGACAAGAACAGGCTCGGCAAGGTGTATCTGTTTATCGTGTTTGTGGTGCTGTACGCGCCGATCTTCTATCTGATGTATTACTCCTTCAACAGCGGCGGCAATATGCACGGCTTTGAGGGGTTTACGCTCGAATGGTACAGCGAGGTCTTTCATGATACCCGGCTGATCATCATCGTGATCAATACGCTGGTTATTGCGCTGTTGTCCTCTGCGATCGCAACGATCATCGGGATTGTGGGTGCTTTGGCTATTGACCGGATTCGCCGGAAACGGGTGAAAAATACGATCCTGTCGCTCAACAACGTGCTGATCGTCAGTCCAGACGTCATCATCGGCGCTTCGTTCCTGATTCTGTTTACGATCGCCGGGATCAGGCTGGGATTCGCCTCGGTGCTGCTGTCGCATATCGCCTTCAGCGTGCCGATTGCCGTGCTGATGATCCTGCCGCGTCTGCAGGAGATGAGCCCGACGCTGGTGGATGCCGCGCGTGATTTGGGCGCAAGCCGCCGCGACGTGCTGATGAAGGTCATTTTGCCGTTTATCAGCCCGGCGATTTTGTCCGGCTTTTTTATGGCGCTAACGTATTCCCTGGATGATTTTGCGGTGACGTTCTTCGTGACCGGCAGCGGGTACTCGACGTTATCCGTCGAAATTTATTCGCGGGCCCGGGCGGGCGTGTCTTTGTCGATCAACGCGCTCTCCACGCTGATCTTCCTGCTGACCGTGATCCTTGTTGTCGGCTACTATTTGGTGTCCAGGAGCAGCATGCGCAACCGCAAAAAAGAGCGTGCAGCTGAATTGGGGGTGCCTGAATGA
- a CDS encoding ABC transporter ATP-binding protein → MLKFEHVTKRYPNGHMAVKDLNFEIAAGEILVLIGPSGCGKTTTMKMINRLIEHTSGNILIQGKDVNLQNPDKLRRNVGYVIQQVGLFPHYTIEDNIGLIPQLKGWDKKRKHQKVQDMLRLVGLDPEIYASRYPKQLSGGQQQRVGVARALAGEPDIILMDEPFGALDPITREQLQDELLRLQKEVKKTIVFVTHDMDEALKLGDKIAIMKDGELVQLDSPERILSQPANVFVEDFIGKNRIFQNPEYIPVHSVMRDNPSLTLPDRNLGKALTYMRQKKIDTLLVCDSSNKLMGIASAYDVVAGLDHHETIGEVTHPPAIVLEETATAKEALLLIGEAPYGIIPVVDHEGIIKGVVTRSSLLTAFTAQWSDGQKEAGA, encoded by the coding sequence ATGCTTAAATTCGAACATGTTACCAAACGGTATCCAAACGGACATATGGCTGTTAAAGACTTGAATTTTGAAATCGCTGCGGGTGAAATTCTGGTGCTGATTGGCCCAAGCGGATGTGGCAAAACAACAACGATGAAAATGATTAATCGGCTGATTGAACATACGTCCGGGAACATACTCATCCAGGGTAAAGACGTTAATCTCCAGAATCCTGATAAGCTCCGCAGAAATGTCGGGTATGTCATTCAGCAAGTGGGACTGTTTCCCCATTACACCATCGAAGATAATATTGGACTTATTCCTCAGCTGAAGGGCTGGGATAAGAAGCGGAAACATCAGAAAGTCCAGGATATGCTCCGCCTCGTAGGACTTGACCCCGAAATTTATGCCTCTAGATACCCCAAACAGTTGTCCGGCGGCCAGCAGCAGCGTGTAGGCGTTGCAAGAGCGTTAGCCGGTGAACCTGACATTATTTTAATGGATGAACCTTTCGGAGCCCTTGATCCGATCACTCGGGAACAACTGCAGGATGAGCTGCTTAGACTTCAGAAAGAAGTAAAGAAAACCATTGTTTTCGTTACCCATGATATGGATGAAGCTCTGAAGCTTGGCGATAAGATTGCAATCATGAAAGACGGGGAGCTGGTGCAATTAGATTCTCCTGAACGAATTTTAAGTCAGCCGGCGAATGTGTTTGTTGAAGATTTTATTGGGAAGAACAGAATTTTTCAAAACCCCGAATATATCCCTGTTCATTCCGTCATGCGGGATAATCCATCCCTTACCCTGCCGGACCGAAATCTGGGCAAAGCACTGACTTACATGAGGCAGAAAAAGATAGATACACTTCTTGTCTGCGATTCTAGCAATAAACTGATGGGCATAGCTTCAGCTTACGATGTAGTGGCCGGACTGGATCATCATGAAACCATCGGCGAAGTTACACATCCGCCGGCGATTGTCTTGGAAGAAACGGCAACCGCCAAAGAAGCGCTGCTGTTAATCGGCGAAGCTCCTTACGGCATCATTCCCGTTGTCGATCATGAAGGCATCATCAAGGGAGTTGTTACCCGAAGCAGCCTGCTTACCGCCTTTACTGCACAATGGTCTGACGGGCAGAAGGAGGCTGGGGCATGA
- a CDS encoding LCP family protein, producing the protein MRKLLVKISLALIVAVMGVGGYYLYSIYHFTQQIQQPFKQASADSSQNDGSSGAAGEDNVASSYKPPEWEGKERVNILVMGADGRNDESGRSDSMMVLSVDPVKKQGYLMSVLRDTYTEIPGYRSSRINTAFSVGGPELQMETTSKLLGIPIQFYLYTNFDGFMELVDQLGGIDIDVEKDMKYEDGGDHHVYDIDLKKGYQHLDGKSALQYVRFRHDATSDFTRTERQRKFLKAVMNEVQSTSSLFKMPSLLNSIAPYIRTNMSTEDMLKLGTLAFKIPSSRIQGEQIPPNSLVKAETIQGASVLTVDKKKLQAYVQELFEADLSQTSEKNADKADKADNSGSQDGR; encoded by the coding sequence ATGCGCAAACTCCTGGTCAAGATTTCGTTAGCCTTGATAGTCGCCGTCATGGGGGTGGGAGGCTATTATCTTTATTCCATTTATCATTTTACGCAGCAGATTCAGCAGCCCTTCAAACAGGCTTCGGCAGACAGCAGCCAGAACGACGGCAGCAGCGGAGCTGCCGGTGAAGACAATGTGGCCAGCAGCTACAAACCTCCCGAATGGGAGGGGAAAGAGCGGGTTAATATTTTGGTTATGGGCGCCGATGGAAGGAACGATGAGTCCGGAAGATCGGATTCCATGATGGTGCTTTCCGTCGATCCCGTGAAGAAGCAGGGATATTTGATGTCCGTGCTCAGGGACACTTATACTGAGATTCCCGGTTACCGGTCCAGCCGGATTAATACGGCATTCAGCGTCGGCGGTCCCGAACTGCAGATGGAGACTACAAGCAAGCTGCTGGGCATTCCTATTCAATTTTACCTGTATACGAATTTCGACGGTTTTATGGAGCTGGTCGATCAACTCGGCGGGATTGATATCGACGTGGAGAAAGACATGAAATACGAAGATGGCGGAGACCACCATGTATATGACATTGATTTGAAGAAAGGTTATCAGCATTTAGATGGAAAATCTGCTCTGCAATACGTCCGGTTCCGTCATGACGCCACATCGGATTTCACGCGTACGGAACGTCAAAGAAAGTTCTTGAAGGCCGTTATGAATGAAGTACAATCAACTTCATCCTTGTTTAAAATGCCTTCGCTTCTTAATTCTATTGCGCCTTATATAAGAACTAATATGTCTACGGAGGATATGCTGAAGCTGGGAACGTTGGCTTTCAAGATTCCGTCCTCCAGGATTCAGGGCGAGCAGATTCCGCCGAACTCTTTGGTGAAAGCAGAAACGATTCAAGGAGCTTCCGTGCTTACGGTAGATAAAAAGAAGCTGCAGGCTTATGTCCAGGAGCTGTTTGAGGCCGATCTTTCGCAGACCTCAGAAAAAAACGCGGACAAGGCAGACAAAGCAGATAATTCGGGCAGCCAAGATGGCCGTTAG
- a CDS encoding ABC transporter substrate-binding protein → MKHLVRIFAVVLIVAFGLMALAAKLNSSQGYSGSNTLTIYNWGDYIDPDLITRFEQETGITVIYQTFDSNEAMLTKIEQGGTTFDIAVPSDYAIDKMKEENLLLPIDHSKVPNLSKIDPRFLNLDFDPDNQYSVPYFWGTVGIVYNPELTKGIAFNSWNDLWNPELRNNVLLTDGAREIMGVSLNSLGYSLNDTNEDHLQEALRKLEKLSPNVKAIVGDEIKMLLANGEAAAGVVFSGDAAEIMDENDTLDYVVPEEGSNLWFDNMVIPKTAKNLDGAHKFINFMLEPDVAAQNAEYVGYATPNQEALKLLPEDISGDTRFYPPSEVTSHLEVYKNLGKRMLGHYNELFLEFKMHKG, encoded by the coding sequence ATGAAGCACTTGGTTCGTATATTTGCAGTCGTGCTGATTGTGGCATTCGGCTTGATGGCGCTTGCCGCCAAGCTTAATTCCAGTCAAGGGTACTCCGGCTCCAATACGCTTACGATTTATAACTGGGGCGATTATATCGACCCTGACCTGATTACGAGGTTTGAACAAGAAACCGGAATCACCGTCATATACCAAACGTTCGATTCCAACGAAGCTATGCTCACCAAAATTGAGCAGGGCGGAACTACGTTTGATATCGCGGTGCCCTCCGACTATGCGATCGACAAAATGAAGGAGGAGAATCTCCTTCTCCCGATCGACCACAGCAAAGTTCCGAATCTGTCCAAAATCGATCCGAGGTTCCTAAACCTTGACTTTGATCCGGACAATCAATATTCGGTGCCTTATTTCTGGGGGACGGTCGGCATTGTTTACAATCCCGAGCTGACCAAGGGCATCGCGTTCAACAGCTGGAACGACCTTTGGAATCCGGAGCTCAGGAACAACGTGCTGCTGACTGACGGGGCGCGTGAAATCATGGGCGTGTCCCTGAACAGTCTGGGTTATTCTCTGAACGATACCAACGAGGATCATCTTCAGGAAGCGCTGCGCAAACTGGAAAAGCTGTCTCCTAACGTCAAGGCGATCGTAGGCGACGAAATCAAAATGCTGCTTGCGAACGGCGAAGCCGCAGCGGGTGTCGTCTTCTCCGGCGATGCAGCGGAAATTATGGACGAGAACGACACGCTGGATTACGTGGTTCCGGAGGAAGGCTCCAACCTTTGGTTCGATAACATGGTTATTCCGAAGACAGCTAAGAACCTGGATGGCGCGCACAAGTTCATCAACTTCATGCTGGAGCCGGACGTAGCGGCGCAGAACGCCGAATATGTCGGCTATGCCACGCCGAATCAGGAAGCGCTGAAGCTGCTGCCCGAAGACATTTCCGGCGATACCCGGTTTTACCCTCCTTCCGAGGTGACAAGCCACCTGGAGGTTTACAAGAACCTGGGCAAACGGATGCTCGGCCATTATAACGAGCTGTTCCTGGAGTTTAAGATGCATAAAGGATAA
- a CDS encoding ABC transporter permease, whose translation MSRSSRGLYLIPYYLWMVLFVALPVVLVAYYSLFDIEGHFTLSNYASFFTPVYMRMTLSSFWYALLITLFSLLVAYPAAYALTRTKHKQLWLLLIILPTWINLLLKAYAFIGIFGTYGPVNSLFKAIGLGEHQILFNDFSFVFVSVYIFIPFMIMPIFNALEDINPTLIAASRDLGASSFVTLRRVIFPLTLSGVRSGCMAVFIPALSLFMLTRLIAGNKVITLGTAIEQHFLVTQDWGMGSTVAVFLILIMAVLMPVLGGGREVRK comes from the coding sequence ATGTCACGTAGCTCCCGCGGATTGTACCTCATCCCTTATTATTTGTGGATGGTGCTGTTTGTCGCCCTGCCCGTGGTTCTGGTTGCGTATTATTCGCTGTTTGACATTGAAGGGCATTTTACCTTGTCCAACTATGCGAGCTTTTTTACGCCCGTGTATATGCGAATGACGCTGAGTTCGTTCTGGTATGCGCTGCTCATTACGTTATTCTCGCTGCTGGTTGCTTACCCGGCGGCTTATGCGCTGACGCGGACCAAACACAAGCAGCTTTGGCTGCTGCTGATTATTTTGCCGACCTGGATCAATCTGCTGCTGAAGGCTTATGCCTTCATCGGCATTTTTGGCACGTATGGGCCGGTCAATTCGTTGTTTAAAGCCATAGGCCTTGGCGAACATCAGATTTTATTTAATGATTTCAGCTTTGTGTTTGTGTCGGTTTATATTTTTATCCCGTTTATGATCATGCCTATCTTTAACGCCCTGGAGGACATTAATCCGACGCTGATTGCGGCTTCCCGCGACCTGGGGGCGTCGAGCTTTGTCACGCTGCGGCGGGTGATTTTTCCGCTGACGTTGTCCGGTGTCCGTTCCGGCTGTATGGCCGTCTTTATTCCGGCTTTGTCCCTCTTTATGCTGACCCGGCTCATTGCGGGCAACAAGGTGATCACGCTGGGTACGGCCATTGAGCAGCACTTCCTAGTGACGCAGGATTGGGGGATGGGCTCGACGGTAGCCGTCTTCCTGATCCTGATCATGGCGGTGCTGATGCCGGTGCTCGGCGGGGGAAGAGAGGTGCGGAAATGA
- the mprF gene encoding bifunctional lysylphosphatidylglycerol flippase/synthetase MprF yields MAAFQTKTVRILIPVLIFGLVVWAGQHELKKVRLGVMVAELRRIPPGALAEILILALVSVAVMSCYDFVIRRQFRFQVSAGRTFRYSWISNTFNNLLGFAGLTGAGVRTLLYKKSGVPMGAITAGVVFLSPVVLNGLSVMAWLEIFGLFEAKALLHEHKWINLAVWAIALYLPLFVALQRTKLFAKWFHKQGKDLFPWRTILEAIGASFVEWLFAGLTFTLIAHYVLGGVTWREMLGLYTVAAVGGILSMAPGGVGAFDLTVLLGTKLMGFPAERALAVIVLFRFFYYIIPFCIGLILSILELGFRGRRSSPEEEERQLLEVPLTYWQKLWGWPGQFRFLSDLGVWALGKLVLLSGLILLLSAATPGLLYRIRMSQEILSMPVMHLSHQLSVIVGFVLVVLSRGISLRVRQAYVWTSIMLLAGAVFTFTKAFDYEEAVFLLLVALMLWISRGRFYRSGAPIIRRSVVLWLVISVVIAFIYYWLGSHIHYSFFKHLHLKEPLIGRMPSRAYAVNTLVGLVGAWILLILIFSLRPNSLRVKGAAPEDLDRLRKFLRDNKGNALTHMLFLGDKSFYWAQEGRVLLPYSKVRDKLVVLGDPLGKIELVSAAIAEFQHYADLYGLSVVFYQVTPAYLPLYHDNGYRFFKLGEEALIHVDDFSLAGRRNADLRSVRNRFEREGYTFEIAAPPYGDKLLDELKGVSDAWLKGRQEKGFSLGWFEPAYLQEAPLALLKNPEGAIVAFASIAPSYDGGETVSIDLMRHRPDLPNGTMDNLFIRLLEWSKENGFKVFNLGNAPLSSVGQKDRALREERLAGLVFQHGGHWYGFKGLRKYKEKFNPQWEPRYLAYPASTYLSVLTLDLVRLVSRKVKRI; encoded by the coding sequence ATGGCTGCCTTTCAGACCAAAACCGTTCGGATACTGATCCCTGTCTTGATCTTTGGTTTGGTGGTCTGGGCCGGACAGCATGAATTAAAGAAAGTCCGGCTTGGGGTCATGGTGGCCGAGTTGAGGCGGATTCCGCCTGGAGCGCTGGCTGAAATTCTCATCCTGGCGCTTGTTTCGGTGGCGGTGATGTCGTGTTACGACTTTGTGATCCGGCGTCAGTTCCGCTTCCAGGTAAGCGCCGGAAGAACGTTTCGGTACTCCTGGATCTCCAACACTTTTAACAATCTGCTTGGCTTCGCCGGCTTGACCGGGGCGGGCGTAAGAACGCTGCTGTATAAGAAAAGCGGTGTGCCGATGGGGGCAATCACGGCCGGGGTTGTCTTTTTGTCACCGGTTGTGCTAAACGGACTTTCCGTCATGGCCTGGCTCGAAATCTTCGGCCTGTTTGAAGCCAAAGCGCTGCTGCACGAGCATAAATGGATCAACCTGGCTGTATGGGCTATCGCGCTTTACCTGCCCTTGTTTGTCGCCCTGCAGCGGACAAAGCTGTTTGCCAAGTGGTTCCATAAACAAGGCAAAGATTTATTCCCCTGGCGGACGATTCTGGAAGCTATCGGGGCTTCTTTTGTGGAATGGCTGTTTGCCGGGTTGACGTTCACCCTGATTGCCCATTACGTGCTGGGGGGCGTAACGTGGCGGGAAATGCTTGGTTTGTATACGGTCGCCGCGGTCGGCGGCATTTTGAGCATGGCGCCGGGAGGCGTTGGGGCTTTCGACCTGACCGTGCTGCTTGGCACGAAGCTGATGGGATTTCCGGCTGAACGGGCACTAGCGGTCATCGTGCTGTTCCGGTTCTTCTATTACATCATCCCTTTCTGCATCGGCCTGATTCTTTCGATCCTTGAGCTGGGCTTCCGGGGGCGGAGGTCCAGCCCAGAGGAGGAGGAACGGCAGCTGCTCGAGGTTCCGCTTACGTATTGGCAGAAGCTGTGGGGCTGGCCGGGACAGTTTCGGTTCCTGAGCGATCTCGGCGTATGGGCGCTGGGCAAACTGGTGCTGCTCAGCGGCCTGATCCTGCTGTTGTCTGCAGCAACGCCGGGGCTGCTGTATCGCATCCGAATGTCGCAGGAGATTTTGTCCATGCCGGTTATGCATCTGTCGCATCAGCTTTCCGTTATTGTCGGATTTGTGCTTGTGGTGCTCTCCCGCGGCATTTCGCTCCGGGTGCGGCAGGCTTACGTCTGGACCAGCATCATGCTGCTGGCCGGTGCGGTGTTTACGTTCACGAAAGCTTTTGATTATGAGGAAGCCGTCTTCCTGCTGCTGGTTGCGCTCATGCTCTGGATCTCCAGAGGGCGTTTCTACCGCAGCGGAGCTCCGATCATCCGCAGATCGGTTGTGCTGTGGCTGGTGATCTCCGTGGTCATTGCCTTTATTTATTACTGGCTTGGCAGCCATATTCATTACAGCTTCTTCAAGCATCTGCATTTGAAGGAGCCATTGATCGGCCGGATGCCGTCCCGGGCTTATGCGGTGAATACGCTGGTCGGACTCGTCGGCGCCTGGATTTTGCTGATTCTCATATTCTCGCTGCGGCCCAACAGCCTGCGGGTTAAAGGGGCGGCTCCTGAGGATTTGGACCGTCTGCGTAAATTTCTGCGGGATAACAAAGGGAATGCCTTGACCCATATGCTGTTCCTTGGTGACAAAAGCTTTTATTGGGCCCAGGAAGGCCGAGTGCTGCTTCCCTATTCCAAAGTGCGGGATAAACTGGTGGTGCTGGGGGATCCGCTTGGCAAAATAGAGCTGGTATCCGCCGCCATTGCGGAATTCCAGCATTATGCCGATCTTTACGGCTTGTCGGTCGTATTCTACCAGGTTACGCCGGCTTATCTGCCCCTTTATCATGATAACGGCTATCGGTTCTTTAAGCTCGGCGAGGAGGCGCTGATTCATGTGGATGATTTCTCGCTAGCCGGCCGAAGGAATGCGGATCTGCGCAGCGTCCGAAATCGCTTTGAACGGGAAGGCTATACTTTTGAGATCGCAGCTCCTCCATACGGGGACAAACTTCTGGACGAACTGAAAGGAGTTTCCGATGCCTGGCTGAAAGGCCGCCAGGAGAAAGGTTTCTCGCTTGGCTGGTTTGAGCCGGCTTATCTCCAGGAAGCGCCGCTGGCACTGCTGAAGAACCCGGAAGGCGCCATAGTTGCTTTCGCTTCGATCGCCCCTTCCTATGATGGGGGAGAGACGGTATCAATCGACTTGATGCGGCACCGCCCTGATCTACCGAACGGGACGATGGACAACCTGTTCATCCGGCTGCTGGAATGGTCTAAAGAGAACGGCTTCAAGGTCTTCAACCTGGGGAACGCGCCGCTATCCAGCGTTGGCCAGAAGGACCGGGCGCTGCGCGAGGAGCGGCTGGCCGGCCTGGTATTTCAGCATGGCGGCCACTGGTATGGCTTTAAGGGCCTTCGGAAATACAAGGAGAAATTTAATCCGCAATGGGAACCGCGGTATCTCGCTTACCCTGCTTCCACTTATTTGTCGGTGCTGACGCTGGATTTGGTGCGGCTGGTTTCGCGTAAAGTAAAACGAATATAA
- the pepT gene encoding peptidase T — MVKRFISYVKVDTQSNDESETCPSTPGQLTLARQLVDELKAIGMTEVTMDDNGYVMATLPANTDKEVPVIGFLAHVDTATDFTGAGVNPQIVENFDGSDIVLNKELNVVLSAKDFPELPSYKGHTLITTDGTTLLGADNKAGVAEIMTAMDYLIQHPEIKRGKIRVAFTPDEEIGRGPHKFDVAAFGAKYAYTMDGGPLGELEYESFNAAGAKITIKGTNVHPGTAKNKMVNSIKIAMELQQKLPAKQAPEFTEGYEGFYHLLSITGDTEQTKVQYIIRDFDRQEFENKKAYLTKVVDELKAKYGSERIILDLHDQYYNMKDKIEPVKGIVDIAYQAMESLGIKPIVKPIRGGTDGSQLSYMGLPTPNVFTGGENYHGKFEYISVDNMEKAVQVMLEIIRRFEQNPEV; from the coding sequence ATGGTGAAACGATTTATTTCCTATGTGAAAGTCGATACGCAATCCAATGATGAAAGCGAAACCTGCCCCTCCACGCCCGGGCAGCTGACGCTGGCCCGCCAGCTGGTGGACGAGCTGAAAGCGATCGGGATGACGGAAGTGACAATGGACGACAACGGCTACGTCATGGCCACCCTGCCGGCCAACACGGACAAGGAGGTCCCGGTCATCGGATTCCTGGCGCATGTGGATACGGCGACTGATTTTACGGGCGCCGGCGTCAATCCGCAAATTGTTGAGAACTTTGACGGCAGCGACATCGTTCTGAACAAAGAGCTGAACGTCGTTTTGTCTGCCAAGGATTTCCCGGAGCTGCCAAGCTATAAAGGCCACACGCTGATCACCACGGACGGCACGACCCTGCTCGGCGCGGACAATAAAGCCGGCGTGGCCGAAATCATGACGGCGATGGATTACCTGATCCAGCATCCGGAGATCAAACGCGGCAAAATCCGCGTAGCCTTTACGCCGGACGAAGAAATCGGCCGCGGGCCGCACAAATTCGACGTAGCCGCCTTTGGTGCGAAATACGCCTATACGATGGACGGTGGTCCGCTCGGCGAGCTGGAATATGAAAGCTTTAACGCTGCCGGCGCCAAAATTACAATTAAGGGCACCAATGTGCATCCCGGTACGGCAAAAAATAAAATGGTCAACTCCATCAAAATCGCCATGGAGCTCCAGCAGAAGCTCCCGGCAAAGCAGGCTCCCGAGTTCACCGAAGGCTACGAAGGTTTCTATCACCTGCTGAGCATCACGGGCGACACGGAGCAGACAAAGGTCCAATACATCATCCGCGATTTCGACCGCCAGGAATTCGAGAACAAAAAGGCTTATTTGACGAAGGTCGTAGACGAGCTTAAAGCCAAATACGGCTCCGAGCGCATCATCCTTGACCTGCATGACCAGTATTACAACATGAAGGATAAAATCGAGCCTGTAAAAGGCATTGTCGACATCGCTTACCAGGCAATGGAGTCGCTGGGCATCAAGCCGATCGTCAAGCCGATCCGCGGCGGCACCGACGGCTCCCAGCTGTCCTATATGGGACTGCCTACCCCGAATGTGTTCACCGGCGGCGAAAACTACCACGGTAAATTCGAATACATCTCGGTAGACAATATGGAAAAAGCCGTTCAGGTGATGCTGGAAATCATCCGGCGTTTTGAACAGAACCCTGAGGTATAG
- a CDS encoding ABC transporter ATP-binding protein, giving the protein MGENAIIRFDQVTKQYDQDEPVLKAVSFEIERGKFYTLLGPSGCGKTTILRLIAGFIEPSQGSIYLNDVKINKVPPNERQVNTVFQDYALFPHLNVYENVAFGLRIKKMKNDVISEKVSEALRLVNLEGYEKRQITEMSGGQRQRVAIARAIVNEPEVLLLDEPLSALDLKLRTEMQYVLRELQQRLGITFIFVTHDQEEALAMSDEIFVMNQGVIQQSGTPNDIYDEPINRFVADFVGESNIVPAVMIEDNLVEFNGRRFECVDQGLRPNENVEIVIRPEDLEITSLEQGKLRVKVDTQLFRGVHYEISCYDESGQEWLVHSTKRAEPGSMIGLQFEPEAIHVMRFGETEEEFDKRLESYEVSGHVT; this is encoded by the coding sequence ATGGGAGAGAACGCCATTATCCGCTTCGACCAGGTGACCAAGCAGTACGATCAGGACGAGCCCGTGCTGAAGGCTGTCAGCTTCGAGATAGAACGCGGCAAATTTTATACGCTGCTGGGCCCGTCCGGCTGCGGCAAAACGACGATCCTGCGTCTGATCGCAGGTTTTATTGAACCCTCGCAGGGCTCGATTTATTTGAACGATGTTAAAATCAACAAAGTTCCGCCGAACGAGCGGCAGGTCAACACGGTTTTTCAGGACTATGCTTTGTTTCCCCATTTGAATGTTTATGAGAACGTGGCTTTCGGGCTGCGCATCAAGAAGATGAAGAACGACGTCATTTCAGAGAAGGTCAGCGAAGCGCTGCGCCTGGTGAATCTGGAGGGCTACGAGAAACGCCAGATTACGGAAATGTCCGGCGGCCAGAGGCAGCGCGTCGCCATTGCCCGGGCGATCGTGAATGAACCCGAGGTTCTGCTGCTGGACGAGCCTTTGTCGGCACTTGACCTGAAGCTTAGAACCGAGATGCAGTACGTGCTGCGCGAACTGCAGCAGCGGCTGGGCATCACGTTTATTTTCGTTACGCACGACCAGGAGGAAGCGCTGGCCATGTCGGACGAAATTTTTGTCATGAACCAGGGCGTGATCCAGCAGAGCGGGACACCAAACGACATTTACGATGAGCCGATCAACCGGTTTGTCGCGGATTTCGTGGGCGAGTCCAATATCGTGCCTGCGGTGATGATCGAAGATAACCTGGTGGAATTCAACGGCCGGCGTTTCGAGTGCGTGGACCAAGGGCTGCGCCCGAATGAAAATGTAGAGATCGTGATTCGTCCGGAGGATTTGGAGATTACGTCGCTGGAACAAGGCAAGCTGCGCGTCAAGGTGGACACCCAGCTGTTCCGCGGAGTGCACTATGAGATCAGCTGTTATGACGAATCCGGCCAGGAGTGGCTGGTGCATTCCACCAAACGGGCGGAGCCGGGCAGTATGATCGGCCTCCAGTTCGAACCGGAAGCGATCCATGTCATGAGATTCGGAGAAACCGAAGAAGAGTTCGACAAACGCCTGGAATCCTATGAGGTATCCGGCCATGTCACGTAG